One part of the Mariniflexile litorale genome encodes these proteins:
- a CDS encoding F0F1 ATP synthase subunit epsilon, producing MYLEIVSPEATLFSSEIESVVLPGINGEFQLLNNHASIVSLLKEGTIKIHTETQLDLDALHTEIIPQKGNNKIVTLKINSGTIEMKDNKVIVLVD from the coding sequence ATGTATTTAGAAATTGTATCACCAGAAGCTACTTTATTCAGTTCAGAAATTGAATCTGTTGTACTTCCAGGTATAAATGGAGAATTTCAACTTTTAAATAATCACGCATCTATTGTGTCGCTTTTAAAAGAAGGTACCATTAAAATTCATACAGAAACCCAATTAGATTTGGATGCATTACATACTGAAATTATTCCTCAAAAAGGTAATAATAAAATAGTAACGCTAAAAATCAATTCTGGAACTATTGAAATGAAAGATAATAAGGTTATTGTTTTAGTAGACTAA
- a CDS encoding translesion error-prone DNA polymerase V autoproteolytic subunit, with protein MMLHQSNNLSFFTPEDTNSLGAVFFETGISAGFPSPAEDFKEQRLSLDKELIRNKEATFFARVSGQSMIGAGLDDNDLLVIDRSLEPQNNKIAVCFLDGEFTVKRLKVDKDEVWLQPENPNYPIIKITSENNFIIWGIVTNVIKKV; from the coding sequence ATGATGTTACATCAATCTAATAATTTATCATTTTTCACTCCAGAAGATACAAATAGTTTAGGTGCCGTATTTTTTGAAACAGGTATTTCTGCTGGATTTCCTTCTCCAGCTGAAGATTTCAAAGAACAGCGCTTATCCTTAGACAAAGAGCTTATAAGGAATAAAGAAGCTACTTTTTTTGCACGCGTAAGTGGGCAATCTATGATTGGTGCAGGGTTAGACGATAACGATTTGTTAGTAATAGACAGAAGTTTGGAACCTCAAAACAACAAAATAGCAGTTTGTTTTTTAGATGGAGAATTTACCGTAAAACGATTAAAAGTAGATAAAGATGAGGTCTGGTTACAACCAGAAAATCCTAACTACCCCATTATAAAAATCACAAGTGAAAATAACTTTATAATTTGGGGGATTGTTACGAATGTTATAAAAAAAGTATAG
- a CDS encoding Y-family DNA polymerase, which produces MYALVDCNNFYASCERAFNPNLRNKPMAILSNNDGCVIARSDEAKVIGLPMGAPIFKWDRFCKENGIQVFSSNYPLYGDMSGRVMSILEQFTPDVEVYSIDEAFIQFKGFENYNFNEYGSQIRTRILKWTGIPTCVGMAPTKALSKVANKIARKFPNQTKGVYVIDSEEKRIKALKWIKIKDVWGIGRGLTKRLKAKGCTTALDFVLLPDDWVRKNFSIVEWKLKKDLEGIPTLQLDEVKTKQAIATTRSFEYTFSDIENIKERISTFATSCAEKLRKQGSSCHIIYVVLSSDRHKKELEQHRASKLVSLTYPSDSSLIISQEAVKAVTSIFKAGIKYKRAGVVVMGLVPTTNHQLHLFESENPKHKPLMRAIDGLNAKYADYKIKIGNQDLKRTWKMRQERLSPRYTTNINEIIKVK; this is translated from the coding sequence ATGTATGCCCTAGTAGATTGTAACAATTTTTATGCGTCTTGCGAACGCGCTTTCAACCCTAATTTACGAAATAAGCCGATGGCTATTTTAAGCAATAACGATGGATGTGTTATAGCTCGCAGTGATGAAGCCAAAGTTATTGGTTTGCCTATGGGAGCGCCTATTTTTAAATGGGACAGATTTTGTAAAGAAAATGGCATACAAGTATTTTCATCTAACTATCCGCTTTATGGTGACATGAGCGGTCGTGTTATGTCCATTTTAGAACAATTCACGCCCGATGTTGAAGTATACAGCATTGATGAAGCTTTCATTCAATTTAAAGGCTTTGAAAATTATAATTTTAACGAGTATGGAAGCCAAATTAGAACCCGTATTTTAAAATGGACGGGCATTCCCACCTGTGTGGGTATGGCGCCAACAAAGGCATTAAGTAAAGTCGCTAATAAAATTGCCCGTAAGTTTCCTAACCAAACCAAAGGCGTTTATGTTATCGATTCTGAAGAAAAACGTATTAAAGCCTTAAAATGGATTAAAATTAAAGATGTATGGGGTATTGGTCGTGGCTTAACAAAGCGATTGAAAGCAAAAGGATGTACTACCGCATTAGATTTTGTATTGCTTCCAGACGATTGGGTGCGTAAAAATTTCTCTATTGTAGAGTGGAAACTTAAAAAGGATTTAGAAGGCATACCCACTTTGCAATTAGATGAAGTTAAAACAAAACAAGCTATTGCCACAACCCGAAGTTTTGAATATACTTTTTCAGATATTGAAAATATAAAAGAACGTATTTCAACTTTTGCAACAAGCTGTGCTGAAAAACTGCGGAAACAAGGCTCTAGCTGCCACATCATCTATGTAGTGCTAAGTAGCGATAGGCATAAAAAAGAATTAGAGCAGCACCGTGCCAGCAAACTAGTAAGTTTAACCTATCCAAGCGATTCCAGTTTAATTATCAGTCAAGAAGCGGTTAAAGCTGTAACAAGTATTTTTAAAGCTGGCATAAAGTATAAACGTGCAGGTGTTGTGGTTATGGGCTTAGTGCCAACCACTAACCATCAATTACATTTGTTTGAAAGTGAGAATCCTAAACATAAACCACTCATGCGGGCCATCGATGGCTTAAACGCTAAATACGCCGATTACAAAATTAAAATAGGCAATCAAGACTTAAAACGCACTTGGAAAATGCGGCAAGAGCGCTTATCACCACGTTACACCACGAATATCAATGAAATTATTAAAGTGAAATAA
- a CDS encoding DUF3157 family protein, which yields MKKCLFMFLFFITLVGFSQNNHIVKTEDGRRILLKSDYTWEYIDIEKSTPDKRCNLAVDFEEPKLNSKIQSQLKKGRATMDDVKKKVAKDYDCEVADVILLSVSEQKVKAVYQFCANGTKVTYKRTGHAIIQSGKFF from the coding sequence ATGAAAAAGTGTCTTTTTATGTTTCTGTTTTTTATCACCTTAGTTGGTTTCTCCCAAAACAATCACATTGTAAAAACCGAAGATGGAAGGCGAATACTATTAAAATCCGATTATACTTGGGAATATATTGATATAGAAAAATCAACACCCGATAAAAGATGTAACCTAGCAGTAGATTTTGAGGAGCCAAAGTTGAATTCCAAAATTCAATCACAATTGAAAAAGGGACGCGCCACCATGGATGATGTAAAAAAGAAAGTCGCTAAAGATTATGATTGTGAAGTAGCCGATGTTATTTTATTATCTGTTTCGGAGCAAAAAGTGAAAGCAGTGTATCAATTCTGTGCAAATGGTACCAAGGTTACTTATAAGCGAACTGGACATGCCATCATACAAAGCGGGAAGTTTTTCTAA
- a CDS encoding helix-turn-helix transcriptional regulator, whose translation MPIIVNLDIMLTKRKMRSNELAEIIGITTANLSILKSGKAKAVRFSTLEAICKALDCQPADILEFVED comes from the coding sequence ATGCCTATAATAGTAAATCTAGATATTATGCTTACTAAACGCAAAATGAGAAGCAATGAGTTGGCTGAAATTATAGGAATTACTACAGCAAACCTCTCCATTTTAAAATCAGGGAAAGCTAAAGCAGTACGTTTTTCCACTTTAGAGGCTATTTGTAAAGCGTTAGACTGTCAACCCGCAGATATTTTAGAATTTGTAGAAGATTAA
- a CDS encoding DUF2975 domain-containing protein, with the protein MKTIKKLKSLIDILFFILIGIAILQLLFWGIAYFFTDLLFAPMSNNSVIFKMLFSTFFNWRMFFIPLTIAVNFVLFIIAISFLRKSVSLFMQSDFYNNQVIKNFKIVGSLFVFIGVSSIIVQLFFALYFKNTIKIEDDIFIKILSIASAAIDLKSIFSIVIGLFFLLFSKIFENSRILKQENELTI; encoded by the coding sequence ATGAAAACAATAAAAAAATTAAAATCATTAATTGATATTTTATTTTTCATATTAATTGGAATTGCCATTCTTCAATTATTATTTTGGGGAATTGCTTATTTTTTTACAGATTTATTATTTGCACCGATGTCTAATAATTCAGTCATATTCAAAATGTTGTTTAGTACATTTTTTAACTGGAGAATGTTTTTTATTCCTTTAACAATAGCTGTTAATTTCGTATTATTTATAATTGCAATCTCATTTTTAAGAAAAAGCGTTTCATTATTTATGCAGTCCGATTTTTATAATAATCAAGTAATAAAAAACTTTAAAATAGTAGGAAGTCTTTTTGTTTTTATAGGAGTTTCATCAATTATAGTACAGTTGTTTTTTGCGCTATATTTTAAAAATACAATTAAAATAGAAGATGATATTTTTATTAAAATTTTAAGTATAGCAAGTGCTGCAATCGATTTGAAAAGTATTTTTTCTATTGTTATAGGCTTATTTTTTCTGCTATTTAGTAAAATTTTTGAAAATTCAAGAATATTAAAACAAGAAAACGAACTAACTATATAA
- a CDS encoding PLP-dependent aminotransferase family protein — protein MNSPVNKLLKQLIHLEKSNSTAVYIQAAQQIINAIQRGYLTEGDWLPGTRTFSQLFKINRNTVVAIYDELASQGWVEIIPNKGTCILVPEEKTVAIKATSQRIDQVHDYAKTTGFPFQSSFNLASTLEQNQKKYSINDGQPDLRLHPTHQFSKWYSASMKRKSLISKWNQTALSSHSAFEIQLCNYLNATRGFHIKSHNLMSTRSIEMSLYIVSQVLLKPNDIVLVGDLSNYAANMIFQQSGATIKTIPIDNDGIDVEYIRKHFIKNTVRCIYVCAHRHYPTTRALSAERRLQLMQLAKEYQFAIIEDDFDYDFQFDGSAMLPMASSDAHGVIIYLGKLGQSLFPSFQTGFVIAPENLISEAKNYLRILDRQGDLIQEQMLSELIYEGEIHRLIKKNIIIYKQRRDFLCECLFKYFKQHVFWDKPSGGLALWLRFEPKISLVKLAQQAQNMDLFLPKTILYQDKNTCCIRFGFGDLNEEEIEIIVKKLRAAYNLVLNG, from the coding sequence ATGAATAGTCCGGTTAACAAACTTTTAAAGCAATTGATTCATCTTGAAAAATCAAATTCTACAGCGGTTTATATCCAAGCGGCGCAACAAATAATTAATGCCATTCAACGAGGTTACTTAACGGAGGGCGATTGGTTGCCTGGGACGCGTACTTTTAGTCAATTATTCAAAATTAATAGAAATACGGTTGTAGCTATTTATGATGAATTAGCTTCGCAAGGTTGGGTAGAAATTATACCGAATAAGGGCACTTGTATTTTAGTTCCAGAGGAAAAAACAGTAGCGATTAAAGCAACTTCACAGCGCATTGATCAAGTTCACGACTATGCAAAAACCACAGGTTTTCCTTTTCAATCTTCCTTTAATTTAGCTTCTACGCTCGAACAGAATCAAAAAAAGTATAGTATAAATGATGGACAACCAGATTTGAGATTACACCCAACGCATCAATTTTCAAAATGGTATAGCGCCTCCATGAAACGAAAATCGTTAATTTCAAAATGGAATCAAACAGCACTATCGTCTCATTCTGCTTTCGAAATTCAATTATGTAATTATTTAAATGCTACGCGTGGATTTCATATTAAGTCTCACAACTTGATGAGTACAAGAAGCATAGAGATGAGTTTGTATATTGTTTCGCAGGTTTTATTGAAACCTAATGATATTGTTTTGGTTGGTGATTTAAGTAACTACGCTGCCAATATGATTTTTCAGCAGTCTGGAGCAACTATTAAAACCATCCCCATAGATAACGACGGTATCGATGTAGAATACATTAGAAAACATTTTATAAAAAACACTGTTCGTTGTATTTATGTGTGCGCACATAGGCATTATCCCACCACGAGAGCGCTTAGTGCAGAGCGCCGTTTACAATTAATGCAACTTGCAAAAGAGTATCAATTCGCTATTATTGAAGATGATTTTGATTATGATTTTCAGTTTGATGGTTCTGCCATGTTACCTATGGCGAGTTCTGATGCTCATGGCGTTATTATTTATTTAGGAAAACTAGGGCAATCGTTATTTCCTAGTTTTCAAACAGGATTTGTTATTGCACCAGAAAATTTAATTTCAGAAGCTAAAAACTATTTAAGAATATTAGATAGACAAGGGGATTTAATTCAAGAACAAATGCTATCTGAACTTATTTATGAAGGTGAAATACACCGATTAATTAAGAAAAACATCATCATTTATAAGCAAAGACGTGATTTTTTATGCGAATGTCTCTTCAAATATTTTAAGCAACACGTGTTTTGGGATAAACCTTCAGGCGGTTTAGCATTATGGTTGCGTTTTGAACCAAAAATATCCTTAGTTAAGTTAGCGCAACAAGCCCAAAACATGGATTTATTTCTACCAAAAACAATTCTTTACCAAGATAAAAACACCTGTTGCATTCGTTTTGGGTTTGGAGATTTAAACGAAGAAGAAATAGAAATTATAGTAAAAAAATTACGAGCGGCCTATAATTTGGTTTTGAATGGTTGA
- a CDS encoding TonB-dependent receptor: MKKKYYLVLILLVSTIVNAQNEQIKQQDTTALSEVIINSTRIDLPFKENSRTISIISSEAIKNSAANNIADLLQQVAGLDIRRRGTAGSQADLYIRGGGFDQTLLLIDGIKMDDAQTGHHTMNAALPIEVIERIEIIKGPAARVFGQNAFNGAINIVTKKELNNTVSANIGAGSFGQLNAGITVGSDLENSSHIVHVDKISSEGYRYNTDYDNSNYFVKSIFNKNKKAIEMIATFQERKFGANGFYARASATDQYEETQNSLIGFSTQFNTEKLTIKPRVYWKRNQDEYVYLRNDPTVYRNLHITNKMGAEVNASYKSKTGITGFGVDISKVYIKSNNLGDRNRFMTTLFLEHKFKLLNDKLDITPGVAVSYFSDFDFYAFPGIDLGYKINDQLKAYGNIGYTYRIPTYTDLFYNDSSTTGNPDLEVEEAFAQEIGIKYFSPKFSGSFALYNRDAQNLIDFIRSNTTPEAIYTATNITEVNTKGFEIDASYHFKLNGFNQTLAVGYNFLEDDILNQNKELSRYSLNTLKHHFTTHLNTQLFKNVSQNIIYKHAERTTGNSYNVWDASLAVNLKQLEFTLTASNIFDADYIEAGFVPMPPSNLLFGLRYNFK; encoded by the coding sequence ATGAAAAAAAAATATTATTTAGTTTTAATCTTATTAGTTTCTACTATTGTAAACGCTCAAAACGAACAAATTAAACAACAAGACACTACGGCGCTTAGTGAAGTGATAATCAACTCAACACGTATAGATTTACCCTTTAAAGAGAATTCAAGAACCATTTCTATAATTTCTTCAGAAGCTATTAAAAATAGTGCTGCAAATAATATTGCCGATTTATTACAACAAGTAGCCGGTTTAGACATTAGACGTCGTGGTACCGCAGGAAGTCAAGCCGATTTATATATTCGTGGTGGAGGTTTCGATCAAACCTTATTACTTATTGATGGCATAAAGATGGACGATGCACAAACAGGGCATCATACTATGAATGCCGCTTTACCTATCGAAGTTATTGAGCGCATTGAAATAATAAAAGGCCCAGCAGCCCGAGTTTTTGGGCAAAATGCATTTAATGGTGCTATCAATATTGTTACTAAAAAAGAATTGAACAATACGGTTTCTGCTAATATTGGAGCTGGTTCTTTTGGGCAATTAAATGCTGGTATTACTGTGGGTTCAGACTTAGAGAACTCATCACACATTGTACATGTAGATAAAATATCTTCTGAAGGTTACCGCTATAACACCGATTACGATAATAGCAATTATTTTGTAAAAAGTATTTTCAATAAAAACAAAAAAGCCATTGAAATGATTGCTACGTTCCAAGAGCGAAAATTTGGCGCAAACGGATTTTATGCCAGAGCAAGTGCTACTGATCAATATGAAGAAACTCAAAATAGTTTAATTGGATTTTCTACACAATTTAATACTGAAAAATTAACTATTAAACCACGTGTTTACTGGAAACGAAACCAAGATGAGTATGTCTACTTAAGAAATGACCCAACCGTTTACAGAAATTTACATATTACTAACAAAATGGGAGCTGAAGTTAATGCCAGCTATAAATCGAAGACTGGAATAACTGGGTTTGGTGTCGATATATCTAAAGTTTATATTAAAAGTAACAATTTAGGAGACCGCAATAGATTTATGACCACATTGTTTTTGGAGCATAAATTTAAATTGCTAAATGACAAATTAGATATTACACCTGGAGTGGCAGTCTCCTATTTTTCAGATTTTGATTTTTATGCCTTTCCAGGAATCGATTTGGGTTACAAAATTAACGACCAGTTAAAAGCTTACGGAAACATTGGCTATACCTACAGAATACCAACTTACACCGATTTATTTTATAACGATTCCAGTACAACGGGAAACCCAGATTTAGAAGTTGAAGAAGCTTTCGCTCAAGAAATTGGTATTAAATATTTCTCGCCTAAATTTTCAGGGTCATTTGCCTTATACAATAGAGATGCACAAAACTTAATTGATTTTATTCGCTCAAATACTACTCCAGAAGCCATTTATACAGCCACTAACATCACCGAGGTTAACACTAAAGGTTTCGAAATTGATGCTTCCTATCATTTTAAACTAAATGGCTTCAACCAGACACTAGCTGTTGGATATAATTTTTTAGAAGATGATATTTTAAACCAAAATAAAGAACTATCTCGTTATTCCTTAAACACGCTTAAACACCATTTTACAACACATTTGAACACACAGTTATTTAAAAATGTAAGTCAGAATATTATATACAAACACGCCGAACGTACTACAGGAAATAGTTATAATGTATGGGATGCTTCGTTAGCTGTAAACCTAAAACAATTAGAATTTACTCTAACAGCAAGTAATATTTTTGATGCAGACTATATTGAAGCTGGTTTTGTACCTATGCCACCAAGTAATTTATTATTTGGCTTAAGATATAATTTTAAATAA
- the bioB gene encoding biotin synthase BioB, translated as MNETKHNWTKEEILNIYNKPVMELLYEAATVHRIHHDPNTVQVSTLVSIKTGGCSEDCGYCPQAARYHTDIEGNDLMSVKQVKAQALRAKSGGSSRVCMGAAWRNVKDGKEFNQVLEMVRTINKLDMEVCCTLGMITENQAQRLAEAGLYAYNHNLDSSEEYYKEVISTRGYQDRLDTINNVRKTNVTVCSGGIIGMGESIDDRAGMLVALSTLNPQPESTPINALVAVEGTPLENQKPISIWEMIRMVATTRIVMPETQVRLSAGRTQMSREGQAMCFFAGANSIFAGDKLLTTPNPDVNEDMKMFELLGLNPQKAFTKKTQPKTVEAPESQYEALGEKPKWTRPEHTIERNEAAKQKAKVIK; from the coding sequence ATGAACGAAACTAAACACAATTGGACCAAAGAAGAAATTCTAAACATATACAACAAACCTGTAATGGAATTGCTTTACGAAGCAGCTACAGTTCATCGTATACACCATGATCCAAATACAGTTCAAGTAAGCACTTTGGTTTCTATTAAAACAGGAGGATGCTCAGAAGATTGCGGATACTGTCCGCAAGCAGCTCGTTATCATACCGATATTGAAGGAAATGATTTAATGAGTGTAAAACAAGTAAAAGCACAAGCATTACGAGCTAAATCTGGAGGAAGTTCGCGTGTTTGTATGGGAGCCGCCTGGAGAAATGTAAAAGACGGAAAAGAATTTAATCAAGTTTTAGAAATGGTACGCACCATTAATAAGCTAGACATGGAAGTATGCTGTACACTAGGTATGATTACCGAAAACCAAGCACAGCGATTAGCCGAGGCTGGTTTATATGCATACAATCATAATTTAGACTCCTCTGAAGAATATTATAAAGAAGTAATTTCTACACGTGGCTATCAAGATAGATTAGATACTATTAATAACGTTAGAAAAACCAATGTTACCGTTTGTTCTGGCGGAATTATTGGAATGGGAGAAAGCATTGATGATAGAGCTGGTATGTTAGTCGCATTATCAACCCTAAACCCACAACCAGAATCAACTCCAATAAATGCTTTGGTAGCAGTTGAAGGCACACCACTTGAAAATCAAAAACCAATTTCTATTTGGGAAATGATTAGAATGGTTGCTACAACACGTATTGTAATGCCCGAAACACAAGTGCGTTTAAGTGCTGGAAGAACACAAATGTCGAGAGAAGGGCAAGCCATGTGTTTTTTTGCTGGTGCCAACTCTATTTTTGCAGGTGATAAATTATTAACTACCCCAAATCCTGATGTAAATGAAGACATGAAAATGTTTGAATTATTAGGGTTGAATCCGCAAAAAGCTTTTACTAAAAAAACACAACCAAAAACCGTTGAAGCTCCAGAATCTCAATATGAAGCATTAGGTGAAAAACCAAAATGGACACGGCCAGAACATACTATAGAACGTAACGAAGCTGCCAAACAAAAAGCTAAAGTTATTAAGTAA
- a CDS encoding cupin-like domain-containing protein, with amino-acid sequence MSLNLQDIPRVKTITKEDFLKHYFKPQKPVVIEHFIDHWPAYSKWNLDYMKTIGGDITIPLYDDRPVHSKDSFNEPHAKMKLGDYIDLLKRKPTKYRIFLWNAIKEIPLLQNDFSFPDFGLRLMKGIPMLFFGGRNSYTFMHYDIDLANIFHFHFEGIKQIILFDQKQNNYLYKVPHALITREDIDFANPDFEKWPLLKKAQGYQTELNHGEVLYMPEGYWHYMRYITPGFSMSLRAIARNPKNFSKAIYNIIIMRSFDNAMRRIKGQKWIDWKNQQAIIKTHKNL; translated from the coding sequence TTGTCGTTGAACTTACAAGATATCCCTCGTGTAAAAACAATTACTAAAGAGGATTTTTTAAAGCACTATTTTAAACCACAAAAACCTGTGGTTATTGAGCATTTTATAGACCATTGGCCTGCTTATAGTAAGTGGAATTTAGATTATATGAAAACCATTGGTGGCGATATTACTATTCCATTATACGACGATAGACCTGTCCATTCTAAAGATAGTTTTAACGAGCCCCACGCCAAAATGAAGTTAGGTGATTATATCGATTTACTTAAACGTAAACCTACTAAATACCGCATTTTTTTGTGGAATGCCATTAAGGAAATTCCGTTATTACAAAACGATTTTTCATTTCCTGATTTTGGTTTGCGTCTCATGAAAGGCATCCCCATGCTGTTTTTTGGTGGACGCAATTCATACACCTTTATGCATTACGATATTGATTTGGCTAATATTTTCCATTTTCATTTTGAAGGCATAAAACAAATTATTTTGTTCGACCAAAAGCAAAACAATTATTTATATAAAGTACCACACGCCTTAATTACTCGTGAAGATATTGATTTTGCCAACCCCGATTTTGAAAAATGGCCGCTGTTAAAAAAGGCACAAGGTTACCAAACCGAACTAAACCATGGCGAAGTGTTATACATGCCCGAAGGTTATTGGCACTATATGCGTTATATAACACCTGGGTTTTCTATGAGTTTGCGTGCCATAGCTCGTAATCCTAAAAACTTTAGTAAAGCTATTTACAATATTATTATCATGCGGAGTTTTGATAATGCCATGCGTCGCATAAAAGGTCAAAAATGGATCGATTGGAAAAACCAACAAGCCATTATAAAAACCCATAAGAACTTATAA
- a CDS encoding DUF6646 family protein gives MRKIILLVTILSITLGNSQAFIGSGDNKLQLGTNLQDNATGVNISYDFGLGENISVGVSSSYALGLNDNISASFGDRFDVKGRFNANLGNVVNIDDNFDIYPGLNLSLKNFGGHLGMRYFFTNGFGVYTEFAVPFAKYNTDTLDAGEKLHNQFTLNLGASFNL, from the coding sequence ATGCGAAAAATAATTTTATTAGTAACCATTCTTAGTATAACTCTTGGTAATTCACAGGCTTTTATAGGGAGTGGTGACAACAAACTACAGTTAGGTACCAATTTGCAAGATAATGCAACCGGTGTTAATATAAGTTACGATTTTGGTTTAGGCGAAAACATATCTGTTGGTGTATCATCATCTTACGCTTTGGGTCTTAACGATAACATTTCTGCTAGTTTTGGCGACCGTTTCGATGTTAAAGGGCGCTTTAATGCTAACTTAGGAAACGTAGTTAATATTGATGATAATTTTGATATCTACCCAGGTTTAAACCTTAGCCTTAAAAACTTTGGAGGCCATTTAGGAATGCGTTACTTTTTTACAAATGGTTTTGGTGTTTACACCGAGTTTGCCGTACCTTTTGCAAAATACAATACAGATACTTTAGATGCTGGCGAAAAATTACACAACCAGTTTACACTTAACTTAGGAGCTTCTTTTAATTTATAA
- a CDS encoding regulatory protein RecX codes for MQQTKKTYTLQEATKKMEHYCAYQERCHKEVVQKLTDMYMIPEAIDVIIVHLLQHNFLNEERFAKTFVSGKFKIKNWGRRRLTFELKKKDIGKFNINQALADISDEDYIGLFNDLTEKKAHSIKETNVFKKRKKFIDYFLYRGWESHLVYDRAHELIK; via the coding sequence ATGCAGCAAACTAAAAAAACATATACACTACAAGAAGCTACCAAAAAAATGGAGCATTATTGCGCATACCAAGAACGTTGTCATAAAGAAGTTGTGCAAAAATTAACGGATATGTATATGATACCCGAAGCAATTGATGTCATTATAGTACATCTGTTACAGCATAACTTTCTAAACGAAGAACGTTTTGCCAAAACATTTGTAAGCGGTAAGTTCAAAATTAAGAATTGGGGTCGACGCCGTTTAACTTTTGAATTAAAGAAAAAAGACATTGGCAAATTTAATATAAACCAAGCACTTGCAGATATTTCTGACGAGGATTATATCGGACTTTTTAATGATTTAACCGAAAAAAAGGCACATTCAATTAAAGAAACCAATGTTTTTAAAAAAAGAAAGAAATTTATAGATTACTTTTTATACCGGGGTTGGGAGTCTCATTTGGTATATGATAGGGCACATGAACTTATTAAATAA